The nucleotide sequence GGCTACCAGCGGCTGCTGGACGCTTCCTCGATGGACGAGCACGAGCTGGAGGAAGTGCTGGTGTGGGGCCCGGACTCCCTGCCCACCTCCACGGTGTGGTGGCTGGCGATCGCCACCCCGCACACCAACACCCCGCTGGCCATCGCGGCCAGCCTGGGCGTGAGCCTGGCCGTGCTGGGAGCTCTCCTGCTGATCGCACGCAAGGCCGAGGCCTGGCTGCTGCCGCTGGCAGCGATGGGTCTGATGACCCTGACCCTCTACACCGCCCACCTGGTGGCGCTGTCCTTTGAGATCCACTACGACCAGCCCTACCTGTGGTTCATCATCCACCTGGTGGTCGCAGCACTGTTCGCGGTGGCCTGGCACCGGGCCCTGGGTCAGGGCCCGCTGGAACGGGTGATCGGGCTGTCCGTGAAGGGCACCCGCCGGGCCGTGCTCCACGGGAACTCCGGGTCCTCGCACGGGTAGCTGGCGGTGCACCCCCTCACGGGCCGTGCCCGGACCTGGAGTTCGAGTGCTCCCTCGGGGCTCAGTCGGCGGGCTGAGGGCGGGGCAGGTGGATCCGGAAGCTGGCCCCGCGCCCGGGGCCGTCGCTGGTGGCCTCCAGCGTTCCGCCCTGGGCCTCGACCAGGGCCCTGCTGATCGCCAGGCCCAGCCCCGAGCCTCCGCGGTGGGCCTCCCGGCCGGTGTGGGCGCGGTAGAAGCGTTCGAAGACGTGCGGAAGGTTCTCCGCACTGATGCCTTCCCCCGAATCGGAGACGGTGTAGGTGACCGCCTCCGGGGTGTGGTCGGTGCGCAACACGATGGTGCCCCCGGTCGGGGTGTGGCGCAGGGCGTTCTCCATCAGGTTGCTCAGCACCTGGCCCATCCGCTCCGGATCCAAGGGGATCGGGGTGACCTCCATACCGGTGCTCACCGAGGTGATCGACACGCCCTTGCCGGCGGCGTCGGGCTCGATGGCCGCGACCGCCTGGTTCGCCAGGTGCTCGGGGTCCTGGGGGGTGAGCTGCAGGCGCGTCATGCCCTCCTCGGCGGTGGTGAGTTGGCGGATGTCGCGGGCCAGGCGTTCCAGTCGGGTGATCTGGGCGTTGAGGATCCCGGTGGTGTGCTCATCCAAGTCCACCACCCCGTCCTCGATGCCCTCCAGATAGCCTTTGAGACTGGCCAGCGGGGTGCGCATCTCGTGCGCGAGATCGGCCAGCATCTGGCGCCGGGTGGTGTCCACGGTGGCGAGCCTGGCGGCCATCTCGTTGAAGGAGGAGGCCAGGGAGTCGAACTCCGGGCCCAGCTTCGCCGAGGTCACCCGCACCTCATAGTTGCCCGCGGCCACCTCACCGGCCGCCGTGCTGAAAGCGGCCAGGGAGCCTCTGATCGTGCGGTAGAGGTAGTAGGTGAGCATCCCGGCGATGTAGAGCGCCGGCAGCCCGCCGATGGCCAGGGCGGTGAGGCTTACCGAGCGGAAGGCGTCCTCCAGGTGCACCAGCCCGGTGGCCTCGTCGGCGTGGCCTGCGTCGATGAGCTCGTGGTAGAACATGTTCGGCCCGATCAGCACCGCGGTCACAACCACGATGAGTAGACCCACGGCCAGCACCGCGGTCTGGGCCAGCATTAGCCGCACGGTCAGCGGCCCCCAGGCCCGGGTCCGGTTCGAGACCATGGTGCTCATCGGCCGGTGCCCATCCGGTAGCCGACCCCGCGGATGGTGTGGATGAACCTCGGGCCGGAAGCCGTATCACCGAGCTTCTTGCGGATCCGCCCGATGTGCACGTCCACCAGGTGCGCGTCCCCGGTCCAGGCGGTGTCCCAGACCATCTCCACCAGCTGCCGGCGCGAGAGCACCAGTTGCGGGTGGGCCGCCAGGGCGGCCAGCAGATCGAACTCGATCCGGGTCAACGCCACCGGCTCCCCGCCCAGGCGGACCTCCCGGGCGGCCTCGTCCACCACCAGGTCCCCGATCACCAGCACCCGACCCTGCCCCGCCGGCGCCGGGACGGGCCGGGTGCGCACCCGGCGCAGCATGGCCTGGACCCGGGCCACGAGCTCGCGCGGGCTGAACGGCTTGGTCACGTAGTCGTCGGCGCCCACCGACAGGCCCACGATCTTGTCGACCTCGTCGTCGCGGGCGGTGAGCATCAGCACGTGGCAGTCCGAGATGGCCCGCACCTGACGGCACACCTCGATCCCGTCGATCCCGGGCAGCCCCAGATCCAGCACGAGCACGTCCGGGGTGTACTCCCGCACCGCGGCGACCGCCTCCGTGCCGTCGTGGCGCATCACGACCTCGAGTCCGGCCTTGCGCAGATAGTCCGCGATCAGCTGCGCGAGATCGACCTCGTCGTCGACCACCAGCACACGTCCGGTGAGCGGATCCGTCATTTGTCCTCCCGATACTGATCGCTGTGACATGAAGACTGTGCTGCGAGCCCCAGCGTCCTAGGGCGACCGTGTCTGAGGCCTCGGGAACGAAACAGGGGGGGGTGGACTCGTCATGGCCGGGCTCACCGGTGAACCGGTGGTCGCTGTGACTAACGATCCCCTGCCCCAGGCAGATGAGATGGTTATCGGGCACGGAGAAGGTCGCGTGTCGCCCATCCACGAGCCCGGACAGACGCAACACGGCCGGGATCCGGCCACCCCACCACCGTGCGAGGGGACTCCGGTGGTCTCGGACATCTCGGACATCTCGGACATCTCGGACATCTCGGACATCTCGGACATCTCGGTGACGGTGCGCGCGCTGGAGAGCAGGACCCCAGGCGAGGGGGTCCGTGTCCTGAGGCAAGAGGGCGCGGCGCTGGCGAACCTACGGTTGGTCGGTGACCGTTTGGGGTGCTGCTGACTGTGCGAAGGGTGCGCGCCCATCGGGTGCCGGGTTGGTGATCACCGCACTGGACTGGCTGGAACGGGTCGACGGGGATCATGACATCCCGGTGGCGGCCCGTTCCAGTCGGTGACGGCCCAGCTCGTGGTCCTGGATCAGGCCGCGAACCACTCCTCCAACCAGCCCTGCATGAGCTCGATCTCCGCCTGCTGGTCCTCGATCATCTTCTCCGCCATGGCTCGCAGCTCGAGGTCGGTGCCCATCTGCAGCTCCATCTCGGCCATCTCGAGAGCCATCTGGTGGTGGGCGATCATCTGTTCGAGGAAGGCTTGGTCGAACTCGTCCCCGGACAGTTTCGCCAGCTCCTCGAGGCTCATGCCGTCCATGCCGTCCATCTCGTCCATCTCGTCCATCATGGCGCCCTGCATGTCGGCATTCATGCTCTGACCATGGCCGCCGTGTCCGTGGTGCCCGTGGCGGTGGCCGTGTCCGTGGTGGTGGTGCCCGGAGGTGTTCTCGGCAGTCAGCCGCTGGGCCGCTGCTTCCAGCTGCTGGATCTCCTCGGTCTGGGCCTCGATGATCTTCTCCGCCAAGTCACGGATCTCGGGACGCTCGGACTTCTGCAGGGCCAGCTCGGCCATGTCGGTGGCACCCTGGTGGTGGGGGACCATCATCACGGCGAAATGGCGGTCGTGGTTCATGTGCCGCTCAGCGCCCGTCTGTGCGGAGGCGGAGGCAGGCTGGTGCGTCGGGGAGGCGACCGCCGCGGTCGCCCCGGCACCGCTGAGGGCCAGCGCCAGGACCGTCCCAGCGGCCAGGTGCTTGAACGTCGACGTCATGACGAACCTCTCCTTCGCAGCAGCCCGTGCTGGGCCTGCACATCGTGGTGTTTGCTCTGCTCAGCCTCAGGTCGAGGCGGACCGATCCGTCCACGGTAGCCCCGCCGTGGTCGCTTTCTCCGGGCTGGGAGGGCTGGGCGTTAGATCTTCACCGAACCTTCAAGAGCGGGCCCATCAGGCGGCCAGATCGGTGTGTTCCCGGTCGGTGGATGGGTGCAGGCATGTCCGGGCCGACCGATTCTGGATGCTGATCAGGTGGGGGGCGCACCCGCCGCCCGCCACGAGCGGCATTCGTGGCGGGCGGCGTGTTGGCTCAGCGGAAAGTGACGTAGCCGACCGTCGGCATGGCATTCACGCTGTGCACGAAGGTGCCCTGGGTGGGGTTCAGCGCGGAGATCATCTTGCCGCCACCGAGGTAGATCCCGATGTGGGCCCCGCCGTTCTGGACGACGAGGTCGCCGGGCTGCGGGTCAGTGGTCGGGGTACCGGCCGCCCACTGCTGCTGGCTGGTGCGGGGGAGGTCGATGCCCTGCTGGGCGTAGACCCACTGGGTGAAACCGGAGCAGTCCCAGGCGCCGAAGTCCGTGCCGCCCCAGACGTAGCCGGTGCCCACACCCTGCATCGCGGTGCCGACAATGCCGCCGGCCGCAGCGGAGGTGGCGGAGATCTCGGAAATGTCCGAGGACTGGGGGGACAGACTCGAAGTGGCCGCCCCAGCGGCCGGCAGGCTCGCCGTCTGCACGGTGACGGGGGCCTGGGAAGCGGCCGGAGCCGGGGAGGTCGCGGGGGTCGAGTATGCGGTGCCGGACGTGGCGGGGGCTTCGGCATAGGCCTGAGCCGGGGCGACGGAGCCGATCACCGCCGCGCCGACAGCGGCGGCCAGGGTCGTGGTGCGCACCAGGTGCGAGGGGGTCTGGGCGCGGTGGCGGGCAGAGCTACGCGTGAAGAAAGTCATGAATGAGGGTCCTCCTTTTGCCTACGAGGTGAGCTGTCGGGTTCGGGTGGGAGGCACCCGGCCGCCGAGCCTGCAGCTCCGGCGGCTTCACCCCAAGGTCCGGGTGCGGACCGGGTATGGTTCCCCCGCTTCTGCCAAGTCATTTCTGTGATGGGGACCCCGGCTGCCGGCAGAATTCGGCGAAGCACCCGGGGAAGCCGATGAGATCAGCCAACGGCACGCAGAGGAC is from Kocuria rosea and encodes:
- a CDS encoding response regulator transcription factor; the protein is MTDPLTGRVLVVDDEVDLAQLIADYLRKAGLEVVMRHDGTEAVAAVREYTPDVLVLDLGLPGIDGIEVCRQVRAISDCHVLMLTARDDEVDKIVGLSVGADDYVTKPFSPRELVARVQAMLRRVRTRPVPAPAGQGRVLVIGDLVVDEAAREVRLGGEPVALTRIEFDLLAALAAHPQLVLSRRQLVEMVWDTAWTGDAHLVDVHIGRIRKKLGDTASGPRFIHTIRGVGYRMGTGR
- a CDS encoding C40 family peptidase, encoding MTFFTRSSARHRAQTPSHLVRTTTLAAAVGAAVIGSVAPAQAYAEAPATSGTAYSTPATSPAPAASQAPVTVQTASLPAAGAATSSLSPQSSDISEISATSAAAGGIVGTAMQGVGTGYVWGGTDFGAWDCSGFTQWVYAQQGIDLPRTSQQQWAAGTPTTDPQPGDLVVQNGGAHIGIYLGGGKMISALNPTQGTFVHSVNAMPTVGYVTFR
- a CDS encoding sensor histidine kinase produces the protein MVSNRTRAWGPLTVRLMLAQTAVLAVGLLIVVVTAVLIGPNMFYHELIDAGHADEATGLVHLEDAFRSVSLTALAIGGLPALYIAGMLTYYLYRTIRGSLAAFSTAAGEVAAGNYEVRVTSAKLGPEFDSLASSFNEMAARLATVDTTRRQMLADLAHEMRTPLASLKGYLEGIEDGVVDLDEHTTGILNAQITRLERLARDIRQLTTAEEGMTRLQLTPQDPEHLANQAVAAIEPDAAGKGVSITSVSTGMEVTPIPLDPERMGQVLSNLMENALRHTPTGGTIVLRTDHTPEAVTYTVSDSGEGISAENLPHVFERFYRAHTGREAHRGGSGLGLAISRALVEAQGGTLEATSDGPGRGASFRIHLPRPQPAD
- a CDS encoding DUF305 domain-containing protein; translation: MTSTFKHLAAGTVLALALSGAGATAAVASPTHQPASASAQTGAERHMNHDRHFAVMMVPHHQGATDMAELALQKSERPEIRDLAEKIIEAQTEEIQQLEAAAQRLTAENTSGHHHHGHGHRHGHHGHGGHGQSMNADMQGAMMDEMDEMDGMDGMSLEELAKLSGDEFDQAFLEQMIAHHQMALEMAEMELQMGTDLELRAMAEKMIEDQQAEIELMQGWLEEWFAA